One Paenibacillus sp. FSL W8-0186 genomic window carries:
- a CDS encoding MarR family transcriptional regulator, translated as MSCSVSDQERVLFLLRELCNQFGPKFERNTNMSLSRYELLHQLFQTDEMTQSTLQKSVNIDNAAITRHLKQLESQGMVARRRNPSDHRETFVSLTSEGREQILGCSAEKRCFVDQMLQGFSPEELRALTGMLTRIQSNISKY; from the coding sequence ATGAGTTGCTCCGTTTCAGATCAAGAACGGGTTTTGTTTCTGCTAAGAGAGCTTTGCAATCAGTTTGGCCCAAAGTTTGAGCGCAACACCAATATGAGCTTGTCTCGATATGAGCTGCTGCATCAATTGTTTCAGACGGACGAGATGACGCAGTCCACCCTGCAGAAATCGGTCAACATCGACAATGCGGCTATCACCCGTCATTTGAAGCAGCTAGAGTCCCAGGGAATGGTGGCCAGACGGAGAAACCCTTCCGACCATCGGGAGACCTTTGTCAGCCTGACCAGTGAAGGCCGGGAGCAAATTCTAGGCTGCAGCGCGGAAAAGCGTTGTTTTGTCGATCAAATGCTGCAGGGGTTCAGCCCGGAGGAGCTCCGTGCATTAACCGGCATGTTGACGCGGATTCAAAGCAATATCAGTAAATATTAA
- a CDS encoding DUF4269 domain-containing protein has protein sequence MHLKQGGNLHIIVEHHLLTANPHYRAAVIRLKEQGMKTEPAFAQVLGLVGDPYKELLIYGRALGIIR, from the coding sequence ATTCATCTCAAGCAAGGAGGTAATCTTCATATAATTGTGGAACACCATCTTCTCACTGCAAATCCTCACTACAGAGCAGCAGTCATCCGCTTAAAAGAACAAGGCATGAAGACAGAACCGGCATTCGCTCAGGTTCTTGGCTTGGTTGGCGACCCTTACAAAGAGCTTTTGATTTACGGTAGGGCATTAGGGATCATCCGCTAA
- a CDS encoding VOC family protein, with protein sequence MISKVGQIMLYVNNQDEAVRFWTEALGFHVISEENNGQGMRWIEIAPAQDADTSIILHNKEFVAKMSPGLNLGAPSLMFFTVNLDELHKDLISKNIKVGEIVNMPSGRVFNFADDEDNYFAVMEKS encoded by the coding sequence ATGATTAGCAAAGTCGGTCAAATTATGCTTTATGTAAACAACCAGGATGAAGCCGTGCGTTTCTGGACAGAAGCACTGGGCTTTCATGTCATTTCGGAAGAGAATAACGGCCAGGGGATGAGATGGATTGAAATTGCCCCAGCCCAGGACGCAGATACAAGCATCATTCTGCACAATAAAGAGTTCGTTGCCAAGATGTCACCGGGCCTGAATCTGGGTGCGCCGTCCTTAATGTTCTTCACGGTGAATCTCGATGAATTGCACAAAGACTTGATTAGTAAAAATATCAAGGTCGGAGAGATCGTAAATATGCCTAGCGGCCGAGTGTTCAATTTTGCGGATGATGAAGACAATTACTTTGCTGTCATGGAGAAAAGCTAG
- a CDS encoding DJ-1/PfpI family protein, giving the protein MKMAFILFDQMTTLDLVGFFDAVTRMRILNAMDHVQWDFCSNKEEIKDDRGLTLKIEHVSPDLSEYDLIFIPGGFSTRQLRYDSAFISWIQTAREVEYKVSVCTGALILGAAGFLEGKRATTNPSAYELLAPYCSEVVKGRFIRDGNIFTGGGVSASIDLGLYLVESLTGKEIAREIQEQMHYPYYNSPL; this is encoded by the coding sequence ATGAAAATGGCTTTCATTTTATTTGACCAGATGACTACGCTTGATTTGGTTGGCTTTTTTGATGCTGTAACCCGAATGAGAATTCTAAACGCCATGGATCATGTACAGTGGGACTTTTGTTCCAATAAAGAAGAAATCAAAGATGACCGGGGATTAACCCTCAAAATTGAACATGTATCCCCAGACCTGTCGGAGTATGATCTCATCTTTATCCCTGGAGGCTTTTCCACAAGGCAGCTTAGGTATGACTCCGCATTTATTTCATGGATTCAAACCGCAAGAGAGGTAGAATATAAAGTGTCTGTTTGTACGGGGGCTTTGATTTTAGGGGCAGCAGGGTTTCTGGAAGGCAAAAGAGCAACTACCAATCCCTCCGCTTACGAGCTGTTGGCTCCTTACTGCTCTGAAGTCGTGAAGGGACGTTTTATCAGGGACGGAAACATATTTACAGGCGGCGGAGTATCGGCTTCCATCGACTTGGGGTTATACTTAGTGGAATCGCTTACGGGCAAAGAGATTGCCCGGGAAATTCAAGAGCAGATGCATTACCCATATTACAATTCGCCACTTTGA
- a CDS encoding ferritin-like domain-containing protein → MYYTNYYRKDTGLVADIERAINGEYSAIACYEQLAGMAPNAEERNKILEIRNDEIRHFQTFSQIYTSLTGRQPVPHITEKCPSEYAAGLHFAFKDEQETVDFYLDVADKAADPYIKERFKRASADEQNHAVWFLYFITSGHSPR, encoded by the coding sequence ATGTATTACACGAATTATTACCGAAAGGATACCGGACTAGTTGCAGACATTGAACGGGCAATTAACGGAGAATACTCCGCTATTGCATGTTATGAGCAGCTGGCAGGGATGGCTCCGAATGCGGAGGAACGAAACAAAATTCTGGAGATCCGTAATGATGAGATTAGGCATTTTCAAACCTTCTCCCAGATCTATACTTCGTTAACGGGCAGGCAGCCTGTTCCGCACATCACTGAAAAATGCCCCTCAGAATATGCAGCCGGACTCCACTTTGCATTCAAAGACGAACAAGAAACGGTAGATTTTTATTTGGATGTCGCCGATAAAGCTGCTGACCCCTATATTAAAGAGCGTTTCAAGCGCGCATCCGCCGATGAACAAAATCATGCGGTGTGGTTTCTTTACTTCATTACATCGGGACATAGTCCGCGTTGA
- a CDS encoding exosporium protein C, which yields MVRILDKAAVQPRRRFNPAKSFTIQRSPAKSGIAAIPIRIPVKSQPNRVDLVVSVGVRGVKGVGQIRFRIFRDGKEIYNTQQGIESAGSEQNYVVTFQAEDRNVKAGTHGYTVTAENVAAKTRVDVVGPISFSGLAVKTRN from the coding sequence TTGGTACGCATACTTGATAAAGCAGCCGTACAGCCGCGTCGCCGCTTCAACCCGGCTAAATCATTCACAATTCAGCGTTCCCCCGCAAAATCTGGCATTGCAGCGATCCCAATACGAATTCCAGTGAAATCTCAACCGAATCGGGTAGATTTGGTAGTATCCGTTGGTGTAAGGGGAGTTAAAGGCGTTGGGCAAATTCGCTTTAGAATTTTCCGTGATGGAAAAGAAATTTACAACACACAGCAAGGCATCGAATCTGCGGGCTCAGAACAAAATTATGTAGTTACCTTCCAGGCTGAGGATAGAAATGTAAAAGCAGGTACCCATGGCTACACAGTTACAGCAGAAAACGTTGCTGCAAAAACAAGAGTGGATGTGGTAGGACCTATATCGTTTAGCGGGTTAGCTGTTAAAACCAGGAACTAA
- a CDS encoding metal-binding protein ZinT, producing the protein MKFGFIKSIAVFFLVVALLTACQETGALIEEASTSSELVEGTRQNHNSLGHNHEHNHDHNHHHHDDEKLKEIYAGKFEDKEISDRELSDWEGDWQSVYPYLLDGSLDAVLHKKVETNQDKSFEEYKEYYSIGYETDVERIVIQDNMITFYKNGEGKTGEYKYHGYEILTYDSGNRGVRYLFDLAGEADGLPAHVQFSDHSIYPTKAEHYHMYFGDADHETLLKQLSNWPTYYRSNLSGEEIANEMIAH; encoded by the coding sequence ATGAAATTTGGATTTATCAAATCTATAGCTGTGTTCTTCTTAGTAGTTGCGCTGCTTACTGCTTGTCAAGAAACAGGTGCTCTAATCGAAGAGGCTTCTACATCTTCTGAGTTAGTAGAAGGTACCCGTCAAAATCACAATAGCCTTGGTCATAACCATGAACACAACCACGACCATAATCATCATCATCATGACGATGAGAAGCTAAAAGAAATATATGCAGGAAAATTTGAAGACAAGGAAATTAGTGACCGGGAACTGTCCGACTGGGAAGGGGATTGGCAATCGGTATATCCATACTTGCTGGATGGGAGCTTAGATGCGGTCTTACATAAAAAAGTTGAAACAAACCAAGATAAATCCTTTGAAGAATATAAGGAATATTATTCAATTGGGTATGAGACAGATGTTGAACGCATCGTCATTCAGGACAACATGATAACCTTTTATAAAAATGGAGAAGGAAAAACCGGAGAATATAAATATCATGGATATGAAATATTGACATATGATTCCGGAAACAGAGGCGTTCGCTATTTATTTGACCTTGCCGGGGAAGCAGACGGCTTGCCGGCGCATGTCCAATTCAGCGATCATAGCATTTATCCGACAAAGGCAGAGCATTATCATATGTATTTCGGGGATGCGGACCATGAGACGCTGTTGAAGCAGTTATCAAATTGGCCGACCTACTATCGGTCAAATTTAAGCGGAGAGGAGATCGCGAATGAAATGATTGCGCATTAA
- a CDS encoding DUF1878 family protein, with protein sequence MTESLEEKVQRLELYVSLLRQITLEPEQYRLWDWIIANGLNEKQFNEIKNVLKKYVMSLKEETNIPTFDDISTELIQVLSPNEYIANPRGVIQLLRNAVKMPPYQSLQYYLNHTQE encoded by the coding sequence TTGACGGAGTCTCTAGAAGAAAAGGTGCAACGTCTGGAATTATATGTGAGCTTATTACGCCAAATTACTCTTGAGCCAGAACAATATCGTCTCTGGGATTGGATAATTGCAAATGGCTTAAATGAGAAGCAATTTAATGAAATAAAAAATGTACTAAAAAAATATGTAATGTCTCTAAAGGAAGAAACTAATATACCCACCTTCGATGATATTTCTACAGAATTAATTCAGGTTTTATCCCCTAACGAGTACATTGCTAACCCTAGGGGAGTAATTCAGTTATTAAGAAATGCAGTTAAAATGCCACCATACCAGTCATTGCAGTACTACCTTAACCATACCCAGGAATAA
- a CDS encoding DUF4256 domain-containing protein, whose amino-acid sequence MTKNSEISNKKELSPEQREELLNTLKARFDKNIDRHTGLEWANVQAKLEANIEKLWSLHEMEYTGGEPDVVGFDNKTGEYIFYDCSAESPKGRRSVCYDHEALESRKQHKPENSAVGMAAAMGIELLTEEQYRELQKLGNFDLKTSSWIITPASIRKLGGALFGDRRYDTVFIYHNGAESYYAARGFRGSLRV is encoded by the coding sequence ATGACAAAAAACAGTGAAATCAGCAATAAAAAAGAGCTATCACCAGAGCAACGTGAAGAATTACTCAACACATTGAAAGCCCGTTTTGACAAAAACATAGACCGCCATACAGGTCTAGAATGGGCTAATGTACAAGCAAAGCTGGAGGCTAATATAGAAAAACTGTGGTCGCTCCACGAGATGGAATATACCGGGGGCGAACCGGATGTCGTCGGTTTTGACAATAAGACGGGCGAATACATTTTTTATGATTGTTCCGCGGAAAGTCCAAAGGGCCGCCGAAGTGTCTGCTATGACCATGAGGCGCTGGAGTCAAGGAAACAACACAAACCAGAAAATAGCGCAGTAGGGATGGCAGCTGCCATGGGTATTGAGCTGTTGACGGAAGAACAATACCGGGAGCTGCAGAAGCTTGGAAATTTTGATTTGAAAACATCAAGCTGGATAATAACACCTGCCAGCATTAGAAAGCTCGGGGGAGCCCTCTTCGGCGATCGTCGCTACGACACGGTCTTTATATACCATAATGGAGCAGAATCCTACTATGCCGCAAGGGGATTCCGCGGCTCGCTAAGGGTGTAA
- a CDS encoding YkvA family protein gives MHKKVCGKRGIIILQKLKQIAKQLKSNLIVLYLSYRDPRVNWYAKWFTLCVVAYAFSPIDFIPDFIPVLGYVDDLIIVPLGIVLALKMIPSDVIEENKIKAQKIQGKPKNWFTATLFILVWVLLAFWIASYVYNKFS, from the coding sequence ATGCACAAAAAAGTGTGTGGCAAAAGGGGGATTATTATCTTACAAAAACTAAAACAAATTGCAAAACAGCTCAAGTCTAATTTGATTGTACTGTATCTGTCTTACAGAGATCCTAGAGTAAATTGGTACGCAAAATGGTTTACATTGTGTGTTGTGGCTTATGCGTTCAGTCCTATCGACTTCATCCCCGATTTCATCCCGGTTCTAGGCTATGTCGACGATTTAATCATTGTCCCACTGGGCATAGTTCTAGCCCTTAAGATGATACCTTCGGATGTAATTGAAGAGAACAAAATTAAGGCACAGAAAATTCAAGGTAAGCCCAAGAATTGGTTTACAGCTACTTTGTTCATCCTTGTTTGGGTGCTGCTTGCGTTTTGGATTGCATCATATGTCTATAATAAGTTCAGTTAG
- a CDS encoding Cof-type HAD-IIB family hydrolase, producing the protein MSDIQAIVLDLDGTLLGSDKSISPRNYQTVKRCYDTGIHIIVATARPPRAANQFLKNFPFVDYLVYYNGALTICKSKQIQRHISISMEISQQLNNFIELQAPQSIINYEVNDSCYTCTTIPDSQLSHFGIRSNDPKPLVVDKDFISSLSPTKILVHGYSTWMDVIEQFGDHVNVIATDGGVLVQIMQKSASKEEAVQWVLDDIGVKSENVMVFGDDFNDLGLFHNCGFPIAMDNAIIELKNCAKHITESNDYDGVAVALEKFVL; encoded by the coding sequence ATGTCGGATATACAGGCAATAGTATTAGACTTGGACGGAACATTGCTTGGAAGTGACAAATCCATATCACCTAGAAATTATCAGACTGTTAAAAGATGTTATGATACTGGAATTCATATTATTGTCGCCACGGCGCGACCGCCTAGAGCGGCTAATCAATTTTTAAAGAATTTTCCTTTTGTAGACTACTTGGTTTATTACAATGGTGCTCTAACAATATGCAAGTCTAAGCAAATTCAGCGGCACATTAGTATCAGTATGGAGATTAGCCAACAGCTCAACAATTTCATCGAGTTACAGGCACCTCAATCGATAATTAACTACGAGGTCAATGACTCATGCTATACGTGTACAACAATTCCTGACTCGCAACTAAGTCATTTCGGTATCCGTTCAAATGATCCTAAGCCCCTGGTTGTTGATAAAGATTTTATCAGTTCACTCTCCCCGACCAAAATATTGGTTCATGGTTACAGCACATGGATGGATGTTATCGAGCAATTCGGTGATCATGTAAACGTAATCGCAACTGATGGAGGAGTATTGGTTCAAATCATGCAAAAATCAGCCTCAAAAGAAGAAGCCGTACAATGGGTGCTTGATGATATCGGGGTAAAGTCAGAAAATGTAATGGTATTCGGGGATGACTTTAACGATTTAGGACTATTCCATAACTGCGGATTTCCAATTGCTATGGATAACGCGATAATTGAGCTGAAAAATTGTGCAAAACACATTACAGAATCAAATGATTATGATGGTGTTGCTGTTGCTCTTGAGAAATTTGTGCTGTGA
- the rlmD gene encoding 23S rRNA (uracil(1939)-C(5))-methyltransferase RlmD, whose amino-acid sequence MKESSRSHNQHKNNNSAAKSKHTARGSKPAPGAYAKAGASRDGQHQAPRDTKKHEARTGEKTSPRGQQVPLDRQQDIRNARTHKPRQAKPHGSGDAKRQPRDTKSYTPRDAKQQAPRYSGREHAEELRIGDQIVVTIKRLGINGEGVGYYRRKAAFITGALPDEVVHAKVTRVQDKFINADMVKIEKRSPQRADAPCPVFGICGGCQIQHISYPGQLKGKEEIIREAFSRYAGLQELRMKPILGMEHPWGYRNKAQLQLGLQEEGVIAGLYAADSHKLIDITGCPIQHPKVNEAVDKTRNVLQRLGIPVYQEKSNQGIVRTIVVRWGFQSGQLQVTLVTANDRIPRLEQLVKELRLAMPELTSIALNVNPKNTSLVFGNKTTILWGADSIEEALGDLEFTLSPRAFFQLNPLQTVKLYESVRTAAALTGKEVVVDAYCGTGTIGLWLAPYASEVRGIESIPEAVEDAKANAARNGRDNTSFYEGNAEELLPRWVKSGFKADVIIADPPRTGLDPRFIEAVLRTKPKRFVYVSCNPSTLAKDCKELLDGGYSLEWVQPVDMFPQTSHVECTVLLKWARD is encoded by the coding sequence ATGAAGGAATCGTCAAGATCCCATAATCAACATAAAAATAACAACAGCGCTGCAAAAAGCAAGCATACCGCAAGAGGGAGTAAGCCTGCCCCAGGTGCGTATGCAAAGGCTGGAGCTTCTCGGGACGGACAGCATCAGGCACCGCGCGACACGAAGAAGCACGAAGCACGTACAGGGGAGAAGACCTCGCCTAGAGGACAGCAGGTACCGCTTGACAGACAGCAGGATATCCGCAACGCCCGGACGCATAAACCGCGCCAGGCCAAGCCTCATGGATCAGGTGATGCCAAACGTCAGCCTCGAGATACAAAGTCGTATACGCCGCGCGATGCCAAGCAGCAAGCGCCTCGCTATTCTGGACGCGAGCATGCCGAGGAGCTGCGCATCGGCGACCAAATCGTCGTTACAATCAAACGGCTGGGCATCAATGGCGAGGGCGTGGGATACTACCGACGCAAGGCGGCTTTTATCACGGGAGCTTTGCCGGATGAAGTTGTTCACGCCAAAGTGACCCGGGTCCAGGACAAGTTCATCAACGCAGACATGGTGAAAATCGAAAAACGTTCGCCTCAGCGAGCTGATGCGCCATGCCCGGTATTCGGTATTTGCGGCGGCTGTCAAATCCAACATATCTCTTATCCAGGCCAGCTAAAGGGCAAGGAAGAAATCATACGCGAAGCGTTCTCTCGCTATGCCGGATTGCAGGAGCTCCGCATGAAGCCGATTCTCGGCATGGAGCACCCATGGGGCTACCGCAACAAGGCCCAGCTTCAGCTTGGCCTGCAGGAGGAAGGCGTCATCGCCGGACTGTATGCCGCGGATTCACATAAACTGATCGACATTACCGGCTGTCCGATCCAGCATCCGAAGGTGAACGAAGCGGTTGACAAGACACGCAACGTCCTGCAGCGGCTGGGTATTCCTGTCTATCAGGAGAAGAGCAATCAGGGAATTGTACGGACAATCGTTGTGCGCTGGGGCTTTCAGTCCGGGCAGCTGCAGGTGACGCTGGTAACCGCGAACGACCGCATCCCGAGACTGGAGCAGCTTGTGAAGGAACTGCGGCTGGCCATGCCAGAGCTAACCAGCATTGCACTGAACGTCAATCCAAAGAACACCTCGCTTGTGTTCGGCAATAAGACGACGATTCTCTGGGGTGCGGACAGCATCGAGGAAGCGCTAGGTGATCTGGAATTCACCCTCTCCCCCCGTGCCTTCTTCCAGCTCAATCCGCTGCAAACGGTCAAGCTGTATGAATCGGTTCGCACGGCGGCCGCGCTCACAGGCAAGGAAGTCGTCGTGGACGCCTACTGCGGTACGGGCACAATCGGGCTGTGGCTGGCCCCTTACGCCAGCGAGGTGCGCGGCATCGAGTCGATTCCTGAAGCGGTGGAGGACGCCAAGGCAAACGCGGCCCGCAACGGACGCGACAACACCTCTTTCTACGAGGGTAATGCCGAGGAACTGCTCCCCCGCTGGGTGAAGTCCGGCTTCAAGGCTGACGTCATCATCGCTGACCCGCCTCGCACCGGGCTTGACCCGCGCTTTATCGAGGCGGTGCTGCGCACGAAGCCAAAGCGCTTCGTATACGTTTCCTGCAATCCTTCGACCTTGGCGAAGGACTGTAAAGAACTGCTGGACGGAGGCTACTCGCTGGAATGGGTGCAGCCTGTGGACATGTTCCCGCAGACGAGCCATGTGGAGTGTACAGTGTTGCTAAAATGGGCGAGGGATTGA
- the recQ gene encoding DNA helicase RecQ: MNMQSSLMEEAKSYLQKYYGYPDFREGQRKIVESVLTGADTLGIMPTGGGKSICYQIPALMLPGLTLVVSPLISLMKDQVDALTTAGVSAAYINSTLSGKEVNERIRAARRGELKLLYVAPERLELDWFREEMGSLQISCVAVDEAHCVSQWGHDFRTSYLAVAPFVNGLPERPIVAAFTATATPEVMDDMTRLLQLREPEVFVTGLGRDNLAMSVLRGENKREFVLNYATAHGHQPGIVYAATRKEVDDLYERLRLSGIPAGRYHAGLPDKEREESQEAFLYDDIRVMVATNAFGMGIDKSNVRYVIHYNMPKNMEAYVQEAGRAGRDGEPSECILLFSPQDIMTQKFLIEQNPQDEGRKRNEYRKLQQMIEYCYSTSCLRWGMLDYFGEQHDRKPCGICSSCTDERELVDMTRDAQIVFSCIHRMRERFGVTLVASVLKGSRNKKVLQYGFDSLPTYGMMPRRTEKEISELINVFIAEGYLALSEGQYPVVRLQPLAVDVLKGQHQVMMRAPEPAASQAAGGSRRRRGAYDDGPSAVNETVFEQLRLIRRDLAEKERVPSYIIFNDATLREMSVVCPASEAEMLNIKGVGEVKYRKYGRAFLEFFQNME, from the coding sequence ATGAATATGCAATCCTCTTTAATGGAAGAAGCCAAGTCATATTTGCAAAAATATTACGGTTACCCGGATTTCCGGGAGGGCCAGCGTAAAATCGTAGAGAGCGTCCTGACTGGCGCCGACACGCTCGGCATTATGCCGACGGGCGGCGGAAAATCGATCTGCTACCAGATTCCCGCGCTCATGCTGCCCGGTCTTACGCTCGTCGTTTCGCCGCTCATCTCGCTTATGAAGGACCAGGTGGACGCGCTTACGACGGCCGGGGTATCTGCGGCTTATATCAACAGCACGTTGTCCGGCAAGGAAGTGAACGAGCGCATCCGCGCGGCGAGAAGGGGCGAGCTGAAACTGCTGTACGTCGCGCCGGAGCGGCTGGAGCTTGATTGGTTCCGCGAGGAGATGGGCAGCCTGCAGATTTCCTGTGTCGCCGTTGACGAGGCCCACTGCGTGTCGCAGTGGGGCCATGATTTCCGCACGAGCTACCTCGCGGTGGCGCCGTTTGTGAACGGCCTGCCTGAGCGTCCGATCGTGGCGGCCTTTACGGCGACGGCTACGCCGGAAGTCATGGATGACATGACCCGGCTGCTCCAGCTGCGCGAACCTGAAGTATTCGTCACGGGCCTCGGCCGCGACAATCTGGCCATGTCCGTGCTCCGCGGCGAGAACAAGCGCGAGTTCGTGCTGAACTATGCGACTGCTCACGGGCACCAGCCGGGCATTGTCTATGCGGCAACCCGCAAGGAGGTCGACGACCTGTATGAGCGGCTGCGCCTGAGCGGCATTCCGGCTGGGCGATATCACGCCGGGCTGCCAGACAAGGAACGGGAGGAGAGCCAGGAGGCGTTCCTCTATGACGACATTCGCGTCATGGTCGCAACGAATGCTTTTGGCATGGGGATCGACAAGTCCAACGTCCGTTACGTGATTCACTATAATATGCCGAAGAACATGGAGGCTTATGTGCAGGAAGCCGGCCGTGCCGGGCGGGACGGGGAGCCGAGCGAATGCATCCTGCTGTTCAGTCCGCAGGACATCATGACGCAGAAATTCCTGATCGAGCAGAATCCGCAGGACGAAGGGCGCAAGCGCAATGAATACCGCAAGCTGCAGCAAATGATCGAATACTGCTACTCGACTAGCTGCTTGCGCTGGGGGATGCTTGACTACTTCGGAGAGCAGCACGACCGCAAGCCTTGCGGCATCTGTAGCTCCTGCACGGATGAACGCGAGCTTGTGGACATGACCCGGGACGCGCAAATCGTCTTCTCCTGCATCCACCGGATGAGGGAACGCTTTGGCGTCACGCTGGTTGCTTCCGTACTTAAAGGCTCGCGCAATAAGAAGGTGCTGCAATACGGCTTCGACAGCCTGCCTACCTACGGCATGATGCCAAGGCGCACCGAGAAGGAGATTTCCGAGCTCATCAATGTGTTTATTGCCGAAGGTTATCTGGCCCTGTCTGAGGGGCAGTACCCGGTCGTCCGGCTGCAGCCCTTGGCGGTCGACGTCCTGAAGGGGCAGCATCAGGTGATGATGCGTGCGCCGGAGCCGGCAGCATCCCAGGCCGCAGGCGGAAGCAGGCGCCGCAGAGGAGCTTACGACGACGGGCCGTCTGCCGTCAATGAGACGGTATTCGAGCAGCTCCGTCTGATCCGCCGGGATCTGGCTGAGAAGGAGCGCGTGCCGTCGTACATCATTTTCAACGATGCGACCCTTCGCGAGATGAGCGTTGTTTGCCCGGCGAGTGAAGCGGAGATGCTGAACATTAAAGGGGTCGGGGAAGTGAAGTACCGCAAATACGGACGGGCATTTCTCGAATTTTTTCAAAATATGGAATAG